A genomic segment from Pistricoccus aurantiacus encodes:
- a CDS encoding OmpA family protein has product MANINTLAFEELTALGLSAADARRITRRREASIIMSLGDLEGLELSREGWARLDNLSERGEIVFGAPARTGFAFSFEFNPKLADISLLIGAKYNDTEGTDQIVEREMTASVPERLEQRDVNLDKPVSLWVRTRDGGNLLARSYTPQELLERRDGPIAYAHHEIDLLPLVLPEIRRFQRAGLYMVPAQPAYRFDGYRLSATPVGSATAPLIRELLAIQSLATAAVKIDPQSEQTAQKLAAFPLAPVRLDFDGSFSIDQPVPAIEGPIGWAWFLTGPAFFFGFQADAELEKARRNIVILLPTFALPDVTTDDVPMDADEQAILNRPDIFADDPGVVCKPFDNPGRILGERRFSTVLRVTDPEIGLESLSRREVGRTAAIPWEEDPTRYQAVSLSRGHILDMRVRYRSNGYSLGDVAHSMTLAPRQTRRIVKVDWDRRERASRREAQLSEDEVSQITLRDRSYTDAVESSLNEWSKGGSKSSTTAGAAGIGFAAGPVVIGGGAAHSSSSSSSWQRGGRDVSASEEQNLRDAIRQYGDSLRAFEATVVTEVEQSESAEGVSEVVRNINYCHALSIVYYQILRHLRIDTEVAGVNECVFVPFKITRFDDARLKQHRDSLYRYIRDREQRIALRHIEHAPRFVIPEIPGTARKDQALTILRGSIQLRLGITRPTEGDIADQVEEGTTREKSETPRFKELIRRYDRYAPFLPMAPTEIVHNLLDITESERDRYFQRSIAPHIARRFVDKMRLGYDDRGTTTLIDTADFTLATTYRYGYTIRVDFQVRGPSDLTRGKTEKLIVQAPDAADVLLPERSFADVTGGRIEAATDLYERRIVARGGGRDDLLDPASGEPTTDGALLTFPTSAYEERNDRDEVKAAHRTLLDTLNRDLYRYHKLIWWQMDRDELYALLDGFETQDAFGEKRSLAGIVERRPIGILGNTLVFRVSPGIVLDEDLKTPEALLAFYSDGSHRDPLRVSLPTSGLYARAHMDSCSACERHEGTTDWVLDNPEPELADLPASLLQSRRAAPVSTTPTQLPETIINLQNAPDAPQTAGLGDILRTVSSSGAFRDMAGLAGTQENVRAGLQSATSLAAGFGNMAHQQAMARLASDASAAKEVAAVAAANQAAVEMGASTEDAARRSTETFMQRKAEGLAKEQAKRVADRADEIIRGEGGGTQTTVTEDGVQTVHKEPEPKRQPDPTAPYSVVPIPGTHQILFMNFDTGKSRLKADHVRALEILTGEIGLELENVVTIEGHASTSGTEEDNYSLGQDRARALFDKLYRLAEAIGTPPNYTPEFLRSTGEEGSYRERFRGVKKIAETPGDGHRNDPVEKAVLFTFKPSTDVSLEPKVVNFFGVEITISGHFIIIGNTIVASTPQGDVNVVDRSTTTVKTTSVTTEQITEDSRVYNINVEPGGILNMATDQGNLAVNIDQSTGQFGTPLVETAAEAQEHRDWLLQFSSPEIEESSERSLLDMVREITGIAASLTETPTNAPGILVDILTALAGAADDEDPVDIFLEKLGLDAVKPLLETVRFGNIKLKAEFKVASDPDTKAEGTLSASGVVIGTTKKAPGAIVLNNAPYPTSKALKASRWDDQTNLRDFVYVSNVIGSQATAIAEALLSIVEMLPFLPGHTLMEPVRRVMARLKGALDRLGTGSQVRFKAFEQDTALEAREPVAMPSGAEMQLVVMTPTMIAFNDD; this is encoded by the coding sequence ATGGCGAACATCAACACTTTGGCTTTCGAGGAACTCACGGCGCTAGGACTTTCGGCCGCGGACGCACGACGAATAACGAGACGTCGCGAAGCCTCCATCATCATGAGCCTTGGCGATCTCGAGGGTCTGGAACTTTCTCGAGAAGGCTGGGCACGCCTAGACAACCTGTCCGAACGAGGCGAGATCGTCTTCGGCGCTCCGGCACGGACCGGTTTTGCATTTTCCTTCGAGTTCAACCCCAAACTTGCGGACATAAGCCTGCTGATCGGCGCGAAATACAACGACACGGAGGGAACGGATCAGATCGTCGAAAGAGAGATGACGGCCTCCGTTCCCGAGAGGCTAGAGCAACGTGACGTCAATCTCGACAAGCCGGTCTCGCTATGGGTCCGCACACGCGATGGAGGCAATCTACTGGCGCGGAGTTACACGCCGCAGGAACTCCTCGAGCGCCGGGATGGCCCCATCGCCTATGCGCATCATGAAATCGATCTCCTGCCCCTGGTGCTTCCGGAAATTCGGCGTTTTCAACGTGCCGGCCTATACATGGTGCCGGCACAACCGGCGTATCGCTTCGATGGTTACCGGCTTAGTGCAACGCCGGTGGGGAGCGCGACTGCGCCTCTAATCCGCGAACTCCTCGCGATCCAGTCACTCGCGACGGCGGCAGTGAAGATCGATCCACAAAGCGAGCAGACGGCGCAAAAACTGGCGGCTTTCCCCCTTGCACCGGTCCGTCTCGATTTCGACGGCAGTTTCTCGATCGATCAACCCGTCCCGGCGATCGAGGGTCCGATCGGCTGGGCGTGGTTCCTTACCGGACCAGCCTTCTTCTTCGGCTTTCAGGCCGACGCCGAGCTTGAGAAGGCGCGACGAAACATCGTCATTCTTCTACCGACCTTCGCGCTGCCAGACGTCACCACGGACGACGTCCCGATGGACGCGGACGAGCAGGCGATCCTCAATCGTCCCGATATCTTCGCCGATGACCCAGGTGTCGTCTGCAAACCTTTTGATAACCCCGGGCGCATCCTCGGCGAGCGCCGTTTCTCCACCGTACTGAGAGTCACCGATCCGGAGATCGGCCTCGAGTCCTTGAGTCGTCGAGAAGTAGGACGCACCGCCGCCATCCCCTGGGAAGAAGACCCGACACGTTATCAGGCCGTCAGTCTCTCCAGAGGCCATATCCTCGACATGCGCGTGCGTTATCGCTCGAACGGTTATTCCCTGGGCGACGTCGCCCACTCCATGACCCTCGCGCCGCGCCAGACCCGACGTATCGTAAAAGTGGACTGGGACAGGCGAGAACGCGCCAGTCGCCGGGAGGCACAGCTCAGCGAGGATGAAGTCAGTCAGATAACCCTCCGCGACCGAAGCTACACGGATGCGGTGGAGTCCAGCTTGAATGAATGGAGCAAGGGCGGGTCCAAGTCTTCTACCACGGCGGGAGCCGCCGGCATTGGATTCGCCGCCGGGCCCGTAGTGATCGGCGGCGGCGCGGCTCACTCTTCGTCGAGTTCTTCCTCCTGGCAGCGGGGCGGACGCGACGTCAGCGCGTCCGAGGAGCAGAACCTGCGTGACGCGATCCGACAATACGGCGATTCACTGCGCGCCTTCGAGGCGACGGTGGTCACCGAGGTCGAGCAGAGCGAAAGCGCCGAGGGGGTCAGCGAAGTCGTTCGCAATATCAATTATTGCCACGCCCTCAGCATCGTCTATTACCAGATACTGCGACATCTTCGCATCGACACGGAAGTGGCGGGGGTGAACGAGTGTGTCTTCGTTCCTTTCAAAATCACCCGCTTCGACGACGCGCGGCTGAAACAGCATCGCGACTCGCTGTATCGCTATATTCGCGACCGGGAACAGCGCATCGCCCTTCGCCATATCGAGCATGCTCCGCGATTCGTGATCCCGGAAATTCCCGGCACGGCTCGCAAGGACCAGGCCCTCACCATTCTTCGCGGCTCCATTCAACTGCGTCTTGGAATCACGCGACCGACAGAGGGCGATATCGCGGATCAGGTCGAGGAAGGCACCACTCGCGAGAAATCCGAAACGCCACGCTTCAAGGAACTCATCAGGCGCTATGACCGCTATGCGCCTTTCCTGCCAATGGCGCCCACGGAAATCGTTCATAACCTTCTCGACATCACCGAGAGTGAACGTGACCGCTACTTTCAACGCAGTATCGCGCCACACATCGCTCGGCGCTTTGTCGACAAGATGCGCCTCGGCTACGATGATCGTGGAACGACCACGCTCATCGACACGGCGGATTTCACCCTGGCCACGACCTATCGCTATGGCTATACGATCCGCGTCGACTTTCAGGTGCGAGGCCCTTCCGACCTCACTCGCGGCAAGACCGAGAAATTGATCGTTCAGGCTCCGGATGCCGCGGACGTACTATTGCCCGAGCGCTCCTTCGCCGACGTGACCGGGGGACGGATCGAGGCCGCCACCGACCTTTACGAACGGCGAATCGTCGCCCGTGGCGGTGGTCGCGACGATCTGCTCGACCCTGCCTCCGGTGAGCCGACCACGGATGGCGCACTGCTGACCTTTCCGACCAGTGCCTATGAAGAACGCAACGATCGGGACGAAGTCAAGGCAGCTCACAGGACGCTGCTCGATACGCTCAATCGGGATCTCTATCGCTACCACAAGCTCATCTGGTGGCAAATGGACCGCGACGAACTCTATGCCCTGCTCGACGGCTTTGAAACCCAGGATGCCTTCGGTGAAAAGCGTAGCCTCGCGGGAATAGTCGAGCGCCGCCCCATCGGCATTCTCGGCAACACGCTGGTTTTCCGTGTCTCACCCGGTATCGTGCTCGATGAGGATCTCAAGACCCCCGAGGCGCTGCTTGCTTTCTACAGCGACGGTTCACATAGAGACCCGCTACGGGTAAGCCTGCCTACAAGCGGCCTTTATGCGCGGGCCCACATGGACTCCTGCAGTGCCTGCGAACGTCACGAGGGGACCACCGACTGGGTACTCGACAACCCCGAGCCCGAACTCGCCGACCTTCCCGCCTCGCTGCTGCAGTCAAGGCGCGCGGCACCCGTCTCGACGACCCCGACGCAGCTGCCCGAGACGATCATCAATCTGCAGAACGCCCCCGACGCGCCTCAGACGGCGGGGCTCGGTGACATCCTGAGAACGGTGTCGAGCTCCGGCGCCTTTCGTGACATGGCCGGTCTGGCCGGCACCCAGGAAAATGTTCGTGCCGGCCTGCAGAGCGCCACCAGCCTCGCCGCCGGCTTCGGCAACATGGCCCATCAGCAGGCGATGGCCCGTCTCGCGTCAGATGCCAGTGCCGCCAAGGAAGTCGCCGCGGTGGCCGCGGCGAACCAGGCGGCAGTTGAAATGGGCGCCAGTACCGAAGATGCCGCACGCAGGTCAACCGAGACCTTCATGCAGCGCAAGGCCGAGGGTCTTGCCAAGGAACAAGCGAAGCGGGTCGCCGACCGAGCGGATGAAATCATTCGCGGTGAAGGTGGCGGCACCCAGACTACCGTCACCGAAGATGGCGTGCAGACCGTGCACAAGGAGCCCGAGCCGAAGCGCCAGCCCGATCCGACAGCGCCCTATTCGGTAGTGCCGATTCCGGGAACCCATCAGATACTGTTCATGAACTTCGACACCGGAAAATCCCGCCTCAAGGCGGATCATGTCCGCGCCCTCGAGATACTCACTGGCGAGATCGGGCTGGAACTCGAGAACGTGGTCACCATCGAGGGCCATGCCAGCACATCCGGTACCGAGGAAGATAACTACAGCCTCGGGCAGGACCGCGCACGCGCGCTCTTCGACAAGCTCTATCGGCTGGCCGAGGCCATCGGCACGCCGCCGAACTACACGCCTGAGTTTCTGCGCTCCACGGGAGAAGAAGGCAGCTATCGCGAGCGCTTCCGCGGCGTGAAAAAGATTGCCGAGACTCCCGGCGATGGGCATCGCAACGATCCGGTCGAGAAAGCGGTACTGTTCACCTTCAAGCCTTCGACGGATGTCTCGCTTGAACCGAAAGTCGTGAACTTCTTCGGAGTGGAGATCACCATCTCGGGGCACTTCATCATCATCGGCAATACCATCGTCGCCTCCACGCCTCAGGGCGATGTCAACGTCGTTGATCGCTCGACCACCACCGTCAAGACAACCAGCGTCACCACCGAGCAGATCACCGAGGATAGCCGGGTCTACAATATCAACGTCGAACCCGGCGGTATCCTCAACATGGCAACGGATCAGGGGAATCTGGCCGTGAATATCGACCAGAGCACCGGACAGTTCGGTACCCCATTGGTGGAAACCGCTGCAGAAGCACAGGAGCACAGGGATTGGCTACTGCAGTTTTCAAGCCCCGAGATCGAGGAAAGCTCCGAGCGAAGCCTGCTGGACATGGTTCGCGAGATCACCGGCATCGCCGCGTCGCTGACCGAGACACCGACCAACGCACCCGGCATCCTTGTCGACATCCTGACAGCGCTCGCGGGGGCCGCGGACGACGAGGACCCCGTTGATATCTTTCTCGAGAAGCTCGGGCTGGACGCCGTGAAGCCGCTGCTAGAGACAGTGAGATTCGGCAATATCAAGCTGAAAGCCGAGTTCAAGGTGGCCAGCGACCCGGATACCAAGGCCGAGGGCACCCTGAGCGCTTCCGGCGTCGTGATAGGCACAACCAAGAAAGCACCGGGGGCGATCGTTCTCAACAATGCTCCCTATCCGACATCGAAAGCCCTCAAGGCCAGCCGCTGGGATGATCAGACCAACCTCCGCGACTTCGTCTATGTCTCCAACGTGATCGGCTCGCAAGCAACGGCCATCGCCGAGGCGCTGCTGAGCATCGTGGAAATGCTGCCCTTCCTGCCTGGCCATACGCTGATGGAACCGGTGAGGCGAGTCATGGCGCGGCTGAAGGGAGCGCTTGACCGCCTTGGCACCGGCTCGCAGGTTCGCTTCAAGGCCTTCGAGCAGGACACCGCGCTCGAGGCTCGGGAGCCCGTCGCCATGCCCAGCGGCGCGGAGATGCAGCTTGTGGTAATGACGCCGACAATGATTGCCTTCAACGACGACTGA
- a CDS encoding helix-turn-helix transcriptional regulator has protein sequence MDPVASAEARIKQLCCLGLGGEVIMPAILEAMHDLVPSYANCFTWSGPRGEMRNSYAENMDELLPLLPFYFEQMYNRREEEVVVSFRDVMRSRVNGRRTVLLLEDRLKSDRRSYYRHDYYNLFLRPANLHQGLNVVVREAGVALGGFGLHRTERDPEFSFEQARPLERLMPFVAHALTAAPRSEASLMDTEREGLIVVDLEGRICHLSKEARRLLIMATRPVISWRTHSAELRLPFPVIRLCRRLYRVFSRGTLERTPPVYHHRNELGGFVFRAYWLNNDGLHQPSPEPASLIGVHLRFQEPLTVRILRRLGAMPALSRRQMQICLLLAMDVSNEQIAARMNMSKHTVVTHTRRIYDKLDVGSRSQLLAKITAT, from the coding sequence ATGGATCCAGTTGCTAGCGCCGAGGCGCGTATCAAACAGCTTTGCTGCCTGGGGTTGGGGGGCGAGGTGATCATGCCGGCGATACTGGAAGCCATGCACGACCTTGTTCCTTCCTACGCCAACTGCTTCACCTGGTCGGGGCCTCGGGGTGAAATGCGCAACAGTTACGCGGAAAACATGGACGAGCTGCTGCCACTCCTGCCTTTCTACTTCGAGCAGATGTACAACCGGCGGGAAGAGGAGGTTGTCGTTTCCTTTCGCGATGTCATGCGCAGCCGAGTCAATGGCCGCAGGACCGTGTTGTTGCTAGAGGATAGGCTCAAGAGCGATCGGCGCAGCTACTATCGCCACGATTATTACAACCTGTTTCTTCGCCCGGCCAACTTGCATCAAGGTCTCAATGTCGTCGTACGTGAAGCAGGCGTCGCGCTCGGTGGCTTCGGTCTGCACCGTACCGAGAGGGACCCCGAGTTCAGCTTCGAGCAAGCACGTCCGCTGGAACGCTTGATGCCCTTCGTCGCTCATGCGTTGACCGCCGCGCCGCGCAGTGAAGCATCGCTGATGGATACCGAACGGGAGGGCCTGATCGTCGTCGATCTCGAAGGCCGAATATGTCATCTTTCCAAGGAGGCGCGCCGCCTGCTGATCATGGCAACACGACCGGTCATCTCCTGGCGAACCCATAGCGCCGAACTGCGTTTGCCTTTCCCGGTCATACGGCTGTGTCGGCGTCTTTACAGAGTTTTCTCCAGGGGGACGCTCGAGCGAACACCGCCGGTCTATCATCATCGCAATGAGCTGGGCGGCTTTGTCTTTCGCGCCTATTGGTTGAATAACGATGGACTGCACCAGCCCTCGCCGGAGCCAGCATCGCTGATCGGCGTCCATCTGCGTTTTCAGGAGCCGCTAACGGTACGAATACTTCGACGGCTGGGTGCCATGCCCGCTCTGTCGCGACGGCAGATGCAGATTTGCCTGCTATTGGCGATGGACGTTTCCAACGAGCAGATTGCCGCCCGAATGAACATGAGCAAGCATACTGTCGTTACCCACACGCGACGGATTTACGACAAGTTGGATGTCGGTAGTCGCAGCCAGTTACTGGCGAAAATCACGGCGACTTGA
- a CDS encoding acetolactate synthase 3 large subunit, whose amino-acid sequence MELLSGADMIARFLQDEGIEYIYGYPGGAALHIYDALFRQDKVKHILVRHEQAATHAADGYARASGKPGTVLVTSGPGATNAVTGIATAYMDSIPMVVLCGQVASHLIGDDAFQETDIIGVTRPIVKHSFSIRHPSEIPEVLKKAYYLASTGRPGPVVVDIPKDMTAPTERYEYVYPKKVKMRSYNPVARGHTGQIKKAVDLMLRARRPVFYTGGGVVTGNASEGLTDLVRHLGFPITTTLMGIGAYPQSDRQSLSWLGMHGSYEANMAMHHADLVIAIGARFDDRVTNNTSKFCPTAKTIHVDIDPSSISKTVRADVPIVGPAQSVINEMISLVQGKELQNPEALAEWWQKIDGWREERRGKLYEPSEDGEPLKPQAVIEALCKITRGEAFITTDVGQHQMFAAQYYKFDKPNRFITSGGLGTMGFGFPAAMGIKKSYPEEDVVCITGEGSFQMMMQELSTCKQYGVGVKIINLNNGSLGMVRQWQDLNYKSRHAHSYVESMPDFEKLLQAYDFTYIRVERSDELEPALEKMLVDTRELVFLDVYVDPREHVYPMHVPLGSMRDMLLSKTERT is encoded by the coding sequence GTGGAATTGCTTTCCGGCGCCGATATGATCGCTCGCTTCCTGCAGGATGAGGGCATCGAATATATCTACGGCTATCCCGGCGGCGCGGCGCTGCATATCTATGACGCGCTGTTTCGCCAAGACAAAGTCAAGCACATACTGGTGCGACACGAACAGGCCGCCACTCACGCGGCGGATGGTTACGCTCGGGCTTCCGGCAAGCCGGGCACGGTACTGGTCACTTCCGGTCCCGGCGCGACCAACGCGGTCACCGGCATCGCTACCGCCTACATGGATTCGATTCCCATGGTGGTATTGTGCGGCCAGGTCGCCAGTCACCTGATCGGTGACGATGCCTTCCAGGAAACCGATATTATCGGCGTGACCCGACCGATCGTGAAGCACAGCTTCTCGATCCGTCATCCGTCCGAGATTCCGGAAGTGCTGAAAAAGGCCTATTACCTGGCTTCCACCGGACGGCCCGGCCCGGTGGTGGTGGATATTCCCAAGGACATGACCGCGCCCACGGAGCGTTATGAGTACGTCTACCCCAAGAAGGTGAAGATGCGCTCCTACAATCCGGTGGCTCGCGGCCATACTGGCCAGATCAAGAAGGCCGTGGACCTGATGCTGCGGGCGCGACGCCCGGTGTTCTATACCGGCGGCGGTGTAGTCACCGGCAACGCCAGCGAAGGGCTGACGGATCTGGTCCGCCACCTCGGTTTTCCGATCACCACCACTTTGATGGGTATCGGCGCCTATCCGCAGAGCGATCGCCAGTCCTTGAGCTGGCTGGGCATGCACGGCTCCTATGAGGCGAACATGGCCATGCACCACGCGGATCTGGTGATCGCCATCGGCGCGCGTTTTGATGATCGAGTGACCAACAACACCTCCAAGTTCTGCCCCACGGCGAAAACCATACATGTGGATATCGACCCCAGTTCGATTTCCAAGACCGTACGGGCGGACGTGCCTATCGTCGGCCCGGCTCAGAGTGTGATCAACGAGATGATCAGTCTGGTGCAGGGCAAGGAGCTGCAGAATCCGGAAGCCCTGGCGGAGTGGTGGCAGAAGATCGACGGCTGGCGGGAGGAGCGTCGCGGCAAGCTCTATGAGCCTTCCGAAGATGGTGAGCCCTTGAAGCCCCAGGCGGTGATCGAGGCGCTATGCAAGATCACTCGGGGTGAAGCATTTATCACCACGGATGTCGGCCAGCACCAGATGTTCGCCGCCCAGTACTACAAGTTCGACAAGCCCAATCGCTTCATCACTTCCGGCGGGCTCGGTACCATGGGCTTCGGGTTTCCCGCCGCCATGGGCATCAAGAAGAGCTATCCGGAAGAGGATGTGGTCTGTATCACCGGGGAAGGCAGCTTCCAGATGATGATGCAGGAGCTTTCGACCTGTAAGCAGTACGGGGTCGGGGTCAAGATCATCAATCTCAACAACGGCTCCCTGGGCATGGTGCGCCAGTGGCAGGACTTGAACTACAAGTCGCGTCACGCTCATTCCTATGTGGAGTCCATGCCGGATTTCGAGAAATTGCTCCAGGCCTACGATTTCACTTACATCCGGGTCGAGCGTTCGGACGAGCTTGAGCCTGCGCTGGAGAAGATGCTCGTCGATACTCGCGAACTGGTGTTTCTCGATGTCTACGTGGACCCGCGGGAACACGTTTACCCGATGCATGTGCCGTTAGGCTCCATGCGTGACATGCTGCTTTCGAAGACGGAGCGGACCTGA
- the ilvN gene encoding acetolactate synthase small subunit translates to MRHIISILMENEPGALSRVVGLFAQRNYNIESLNVAPTEDPSLSRLTVTTQGDDRVIEQITKHLNKLIDVVKLVDLTEGNHVEREMMLVKVKALGAARDEVKRTADVFRAQIVDVTPHLYTVQITGDAGKLDAFLQAMSPMGILEVARTGVSGIARGEKVLAL, encoded by the coding sequence ATGCGCCATATCATTTCGATCCTGATGGAAAACGAGCCCGGCGCCCTGTCCCGCGTGGTGGGGCTGTTCGCCCAGCGCAATTACAACATCGAGTCGCTCAATGTGGCGCCTACCGAGGATCCGTCCCTGTCACGTCTCACGGTGACGACCCAGGGCGATGATCGGGTCATCGAGCAGATCACCAAGCATCTCAACAAGCTGATCGATGTAGTCAAGCTGGTGGACTTGACCGAAGGCAACCATGTCGAGCGGGAGATGATGCTGGTCAAGGTCAAGGCCTTGGGTGCCGCACGGGACGAGGTCAAGCGTACCGCGGATGTCTTCCGGGCGCAGATCGTCGACGTGACGCCGCACCTGTACACGGTGCAGATCACCGGAGACGCGGGCAAGCTGGATGCCTTCCTGCAGGCCATGTCGCCGATGGGCATCCTCGAGGTCGCGCGTACCGGGGTTTCGGGCATTGCTCGCGGGGAAAAGGTGCTGGCGCTGTAG
- the ilvY gene encoding HTH-type transcriptional activator IlvY, producing the protein MDLRSLNHFLRLAELLHFGRASNACHISPSTLSRSIRQLEESLGAALFERDNRHVVLTPQGRRFVDYARETLEQWELIRNALMEESDALSGEISIYCSVTASYSFLYELLSDFRRRHPRIELKLHTGDPADSMARVLAGDEDIAITPRPRRPPENLAFKSLTTSPLVFIAPRDGADWQPRHPEEPTAEQWSSVPMILSETGLSREYSDTWFRALGITPHIYAQVAGNEAIVSMVGLGFGIGIVPRIVLDNSPLANRIRVLPVKPELPYYDVGLCVAKRRLKNPLIRALWAEVHNRSA; encoded by the coding sequence ATGGATTTACGCTCGCTGAACCACTTTTTACGTCTCGCGGAGCTTCTGCATTTCGGGCGCGCCAGCAATGCCTGCCATATCAGCCCTTCCACCCTGAGCCGCTCGATTCGCCAACTCGAGGAAAGCCTAGGCGCGGCGCTCTTCGAGCGTGACAATCGTCATGTTGTACTGACCCCCCAGGGCCGGCGCTTTGTCGATTATGCGCGGGAAACCCTGGAACAATGGGAACTGATCCGTAACGCTCTGATGGAAGAGAGCGATGCCCTGAGCGGCGAGATCAGCATCTACTGCTCTGTCACCGCCAGCTATAGCTTTCTGTATGAACTGCTCAGCGATTTCCGAAGACGCCATCCGCGTATCGAACTCAAGCTTCACACCGGCGACCCGGCGGATTCAATGGCTCGGGTGCTGGCCGGCGACGAAGATATCGCCATCACCCCTCGCCCGCGCCGACCGCCGGAAAACTTGGCCTTCAAATCACTGACCACCTCACCTCTGGTCTTTATTGCCCCACGGGATGGCGCCGACTGGCAGCCGCGTCATCCCGAGGAACCCACCGCCGAGCAGTGGTCCAGCGTGCCGATGATCCTTTCGGAAACGGGGCTTTCTCGGGAATACAGCGATACCTGGTTTCGCGCCTTGGGCATCACGCCGCATATCTACGCCCAGGTCGCCGGCAACGAGGCCATCGTCAGCATGGTAGGCCTCGGTTTCGGTATCGGCATAGTGCCACGTATCGTGCTCGACAACAGCCCTCTGGCGAACCGCATACGTGTGCTGCCGGTCAAGCCGGAGCTGCCTTACTACGACGTAGGCTTGTGCGTCGCCAAGCGCCGTCTGAAAAATCCGCTGATCCGCGCCTTATGGGCGGAGGTGCACAACAGAAGCGCATAA
- the ilvC gene encoding ketol-acid reductoisomerase codes for MRVYYDKDCDLSLIQGKKVAIVGYGSQGHAHANNLKESGVDVTVALRHGSSSAAKAENAGLQVASVADACKSADVVMILAPDENQKAIYEQEVEPNLKEGATLAFAHGFNIHYNQVEPRQDLDVIMIAPKAPGHTVRSEFVKGGGIPDLIAVHQDASGNAKELALSYAAAIGGGRSGIIETTFKDETETDLFGEQAVLCGGAVELVKAGFETLTEAGYAPEMAYFECLHELKLIVDLMYEGGIANMNYSISNNAEYGEYVTGQEIINEQSRAAMRNALKRIQTGEYAKMFINEGNSNYPSMTARRRLNAEHDIEQVGAKLRAMMPWIAANQLVDKSKN; via the coding sequence ATGCGCGTTTATTACGATAAGGATTGCGATCTCTCACTTATCCAAGGCAAGAAAGTCGCCATCGTCGGCTATGGTTCCCAGGGCCATGCCCATGCCAATAACCTCAAGGAATCCGGCGTCGATGTGACCGTGGCGCTGCGTCACGGATCTTCCTCCGCGGCCAAGGCAGAAAACGCCGGATTGCAGGTCGCTTCCGTGGCGGATGCCTGCAAGAGCGCGGATGTTGTCATGATTTTGGCGCCGGACGAAAACCAGAAGGCCATCTACGAGCAGGAAGTCGAGCCGAATCTCAAGGAAGGCGCAACCCTGGCCTTCGCTCACGGTTTCAATATCCATTACAACCAGGTCGAGCCGCGTCAGGATCTGGACGTTATAATGATCGCCCCCAAGGCACCGGGTCATACGGTGCGTTCCGAATTCGTTAAGGGGGGCGGCATTCCGGACCTGATCGCCGTGCATCAGGACGCCTCCGGTAACGCCAAGGAACTAGCACTATCCTATGCGGCGGCCATTGGCGGCGGGCGTAGCGGTATCATCGAAACCACCTTCAAGGATGAAACCGAGACCGACCTGTTCGGCGAGCAGGCGGTGCTCTGCGGCGGCGCGGTGGAACTGGTCAAGGCAGGCTTCGAGACGCTGACCGAGGCGGGCTATGCCCCGGAGATGGCCTACTTCGAGTGTCTGCACGAACTCAAACTGATCGTCGATCTGATGTACGAGGGCGGCATCGCCAACATGAACTATTCCATTTCCAATAATGCGGAATACGGCGAGTACGTGACCGGTCAGGAAATCATCAACGAACAGTCCCGGGCGGCGATGCGCAATGCGCTCAAGCGTATTCAGACCGGCGAATACGCTAAGATGTTCATCAACGAAGGCAACAGCAATTATCCGTCGATGACCGCGCGCCGTCGCTTGAACGCGGAACACGACATCGAGCAGGTCGGTGCCAAGCTGCGGGCCATGATGCCCTGGATCGCCGCCAACCAGCTGGTGGACAAATCCAAGAACTAA